From Styela clava chromosome 6, kaStyClav1.hap1.2, whole genome shotgun sequence, one genomic window encodes:
- the LOC144411705 gene encoding DEP domain-containing protein 1A-like, translating to MDAKSFIRPDNYTTDNYAGSTTKTFKATLVWNNLVDNFKSKMQCKKIRRNLKIYEECFTGSSAVDTMHFILLSKKQFGNILRIHVAKLLQKFIEKHLIEDIYGKWMNERFVDSGKLYRFPKDPELSPLESTAKSTNSPHRRSKSLRSYFMQPKLTRLRTKRSVNKSPSVLRKYSTSSSMFEFSTEENSCAVIKGARFFLTTSSKVQNQKF from the exons ATGGATGCAAAATCATTCATACGACCTGATAACTATACGACCGACAATTATGCTGGAAGTACAACAAAGACGTTTAAAGCAACCTTGGTTTGGAATAATCTTGTTGATAATTTCAAGTCAAAAATGCAATGCAAGAAAATAAGAAGAAATCTAAAAATTTATGAAGAATGTTTTACGGGATCATCTGCAGTTGATACAATGCATTTCATTTTGCTATCAAAGaaacaatttggaaatattttacgCATTCAC GTTGCCAAACTTCTTcaaaaattcattgaaaaacatCTAATCGAAGATATATATGGAAAATGGATGAATGAGAGATTTGTTGATTCCGGAAAGCTTTACAG ATTTCCCAAAGATCCTGAACTCTCTCCACTCGAGAGTACCGCAAAGTCAACAAACTCCCCCCATAGAAGATCCAAATCTCTCCGCTCATACTTTATGCAACCAAAG CTGACCAGACTACGAACAAAAAGGTCAGTCAACAAATCACCATCGGTacttagaaaatattcaacCTCAAGTTCAATGTTCGAATTCTCAACGGAAGAAAACTCTTGTGCAGTTATCAAAGGCGCGAGATTCTTTTTAACAACGTCTTCGAAAGTCCAAAATCAAAAGTTTTGA
- the LOC144424295 gene encoding uncharacterized protein LOC144424295 → MENQNGEELDYNNCLIENTKSENKAFKATKIWNVIVNSFESRMYCGRRRKNLKIYEDCFTGSSAVTTMHSILEEIGNYENVLRCQAKKLLQKFMDQRIIEDVNGKWLSEEFKDSGKLYRFSKCALQKELNGNKDMSLNRSGSIQSLLRTKFLSRSKSFMTHSPAKVKKYSISSYNAKDTSDRESSNVMKIARNLFSLNFKQSNTQ, encoded by the exons ATGGAAAATCAAAATGGAGAAGAATTAGACTACAACAATTGTCTCATCGAAAAcacaaaatcagaaaacaaaGCTTTTAAAGCAACAAAGATATGGaacgttattgtgaattcgttCGAATCACGAATGTATTGCGGCCGGAGGCgaaaaaatcttaaaatttaTGAAGATTGTTTCACCGGTTCATCAGCTGTCACCACAATGCATTCTATTTTAGAGGAAATAGGAAACTATGAGAACGTGTTAAGATGTCAG GCCAAAAAACTGCTACAAAAATTCATGGATCAACGTATTATAGAAGATGTTAATGGCAAATGGTTGTCGGAAGAGTTCAAAGATTCGGGAAAATTGTATAG ATTTTCTAAATGTGCTTTACAAAAGGAATTGAATGGTAATAAAGACATGTCCTTGAATCGAAGTGGTTCCATCCAATCACTACTAAGAACGAAG tttcttTCAAGATCGAAATCATTTATGACTCATTCTCCGGCAAAGGTAAAAAAATACTCAATCAGTTCCTACAACGCGAAAGATACATCGGATAGGGAATCTTCCAACGTCATGAAAATTGctagaaatttattttctctaaatTTTAAGCAATCAAATACGCAATAA
- the LOC120332087 gene encoding DEP domain-containing protein 7-like, whose protein sequence is MENQNGEELDYNNCLIGNTKSENKAFKATRIWKVIVNSFESQMYCGRRRKNLKIYEDCFTGSSAVTTMHSILKEIENYENVSRCQAKKLLQKFMDQRIIEDVNGKWLSEEFKDSGKLYRFFKYDFQNELNGKKDMSLNRSGSIQSLLRTKSLSRSKSIMTHSPTKVKKYSISSYNAKDTSDRESSNVKKIARILFSLNFKQSTMQ, encoded by the exons ATGGAAAATCAAAATGGAGAAGAATTAGACTACAACAATTGTCTCATCGGAAAcacaaaatcagaaaacaaaGCTTTTAAAGCAACAAGGATATGGAAGGTTATTGTGAATTCGTTTGAATCACAAATGTATTGCGGCCGGAGGCgaaaaaatcttaaaatttaTGAAGATTGTTTCACCGGTTCATCAGCTGTCACCACAATGCATTCTATTTTAAAGGAAATAGAAAACTATGAGAACGTGTCAAGATGTCAG GCCAAAAAACTGCTACAGAAATTCATGGATCAACGTATTATAGAAGATGTTAATGGCAAATGGTTGTCGGAAGAATTCAAAGATTCGGGAAAATTATATAG attttttaaatatgattttcaaAACGAATTGAATGGTAAAAAAGACATGTCCTTGAATCGAAGTGGTTCCATCCAATCACTACTAAGAACGAAG tctcTTTCAAGATCGAAATCAATTATGACTCATTCTCCGACAAAGGTGAAAAAATACTCAATCAGTTCCTACAACGCAAAAGACACATCGGATAGGGAATCTTCCAACGTCAAAAAAATTGctagaattttattttctctaaaTTTCAAGCAATCaactatgcaataa